Within Coregonus clupeaformis isolate EN_2021a chromosome 20, ASM2061545v1, whole genome shotgun sequence, the genomic segment GTTACCAGCTCCAGTGGAGGCCAGTCTGCTGAGCCCTCGCTCTGCTTCCAGAGAGCTGGACTCCATAATGGATGAATTGCTGCTTGACCTGGTGATGGGGGTGAGGAAACATCTATCAGTGAATAAATACACTGTTGGTCAGAGCATGAAAAGAGGACGACTGTGCCTTTTAGTGAAGTTGACTTGATCTGACAGCAGAGGGCAGTATAAGCAAGCTAAACAAATATTGGAAGCTACTACTAGTGCCACCAACATTATTTTTATGTATATGAATGGATGCAAGTCTGTTTTGTGGACACATTGATTTTTCTCATCTTTAGCTGCCAGACCCTTCCCCTCCCTCAACCCCACCACCACTTGTCCAGAAGTCAGTCAAAAAGAAACAGGTTGGAGAAAAGAAAGAAATGGATGACACACAAGTGAAAGAGGAGAGCACAAACAGCCCAAAGACTTCTGATCTGGAGCACAAGGTGTCAACACAGAGAAAAACGGACACCATAGATTTCCTTCTGGGAGGCCTGAGCTCTGATATGGAGAAGATGGGTGTACGCACCACGGCCAAGGGCCACTGTGCTTCTTGTGGAAAAGTCATTGTGGGAAAGGTAAACAGTTTGAGCTGACAAAAAACGGACAAAATCCTGCTTTCAAAATAGGCTAAGATGATCAATTGCCAGTATATGAAACAagccactgggcacacactggttgaatcaacgttgtttcctcgccatttcattgaaattatgttgaaccaacgtggaatagatgttgaattgatgtctgtgccaaGTGGGAATATAGTATCACCTTTTCTTTCTATCATTCTGCAGATGATCACAGCCCTAGGCCAGGTGTGGCACCCAGAACACTTTGCTTGTGTGGTGTGTCAGGCGGAGCTAGGCACCAGTGGCTTCTTCGAGAGGGAGGGGAAGGCCTACTGTGAGAAAGACTACCAGCATCTCTTTTCACCCCGCTGTGGTTACTGCAAGGGCCCTATTCTGCAGGTACAACACCTTCTCTTTGGATTGGACTGTATCACCATTATCTAACGCTGCATCTGTTAAGCTGTTGTTGGGTTTACCTCACCGCATGCTGGGCTCTTTGACCTCTCTCTCAGAACATCCTGACAGCGATGGACTGCACCTGGCACCCTGAGCACTTCTTCTGTTCCCACTGTGGGGAGCTCTTTGGGCCTGAAGGTGAGAGAGCACACATCTATCTACCTGACATATAGCACCACAACCACTACTGTTCCCTACAGAGTAACATAAGTTATAGACCACAGTGTGACTGAGAACACTctcctctctttgtgtgtgtgtcctttgctGTGCCATAGGTTTTCTGGAGAAGGACGGGAAGCCGTACTGCCACAGAGACTTTTACCATCTCTTTGCTCCAAAGTGCTCTGGCTGCGGAGAGCCTGTGAGAGAGAACTACCTGACTGCAGCCAACGGCACCTGGCATCCCAACTGCTTTGTCTGCTCAGTGAGTCTCTCACCACAGATCACACACATGGCTTCGGCTTAGAAACTTCTACCATTACTCAAACAATACGCTTTGAACAGCCAACAGTCACAATACGTCATTGTCCTGACATTACCCATTTACCATAATCCTCCTCAATCTCCAAAAAAAGAGTAGGCCTACTATATCAACTAGATAGAataagtgttctctctctctttctccttctctctatcgctctctaacCAGGACTGTCTGAAGCCCTTCACCGATGGTTGTTTCCTGGAGCTGGATGGTCGTCCCCTGTGCTCTCTACACTTCCACTCCCGCCAGGGTACACTGTGTGGGGGCTGTAGAGAGCCCATCTCTGGGCGCTGCATCTCGGCTATGGAGCGCAAGTTCCACCCTGAGCACTTTGTGTGTGCTTTCTGTCTGAGGAAACTCAGTCAGGGAGTGTTCAAGGAGCAGGCAGGGAAACCCTACTGCTCAGCCTGCCACACCAAACTGTTTGTGTGAGACTTATACTGTAATAATAATACGCGGTTAATACATAAGGTAATCAATTAACCTGAATTAAagtcctacttacaaagtatgtgGAAAATCCCACACAAATCATCAAGGCAATATCTGCATAGGAATCTAAAAATAAACTATTAATTtaatcagttggtagagcatggcgtttgcaacgccagggttgtgggttcgattcccacggggagtataaaaaatcatgtatgcactaactgtaagtcgctctggataagaacgtctgctaaatgactaaaatgtaaaaatgggggggtcttggagggctggtggcctggcggttgggagcttgtgagcttgggccggtggctgatggatcgctggttcgggtccccgtttttgaccttggggagatctgtcgacgtgcccttgagcagggcgttgaacctggttgcttctgtgtgtcgctctggatgggagtctgttagatgactaatgtgatatagttgttgagcggcttcactgcaagtatattgtatgttttaaatattcaataaataaataaataaaaataataataatctcttTGTGTTCTGTGCTGTTTTGCATGTGGATATACACTGTGTAcaacacattaggaacacctgctctttccatgacatagactgaccaggtgaatccaggtcaaagctatgatcccttattgatgtcacttgttaaatccacttcaatcagtgtagatgaaggggaggagacaggcccctagagtcgattgacgcacaTAACGTAACATAACAACAAGCTCtcaagtcctgtgtagctcagttggaagagcatggcgcttgcaacgccagggttgtgggttcgattcccatggggggccagtatgaaaatgtatgcactcactaactgtaagtcgctctgctaaatgactaaaatgtaaaataatacaacaattgttcagtttaaactagagatatcttttacattggatgcgtctcaatccaccacatccgccaatgtcgcacttccacatctgcggtgaaaggtggcagagctagagcggtgtttgtctgAAGTCAGTACAGTCGATGTGACAACTTCTGTTTGTAGCATCCAAACCATTTGCGCTACAAACTAATGTGAAAGGGGAGTTTCTCACGAACTTGATGGTGTtgtccgttttgctctatgacccccacaagtgtcacgggactcgtctgcaGGTAACCAGTACtggttttaaaaaatgaatggaagtacagtatgaaggtagttttgtgcctacccaaaaaaggggttaaatatgtgtataaaataaaataataatacaaaaataaaataataatatatatatatatttcctgagctttcttatatctcctagatataggacaaacacttcaaaaccttgtttcttattattattccttgactgtcttttttgccatttatgaatgtgttattcatgCGTTTCTCTGGACTATAGTAGTagggccaaattcaatattttgttttcataactaaaggggtcctaaaattctaaatcaaatagctgaATAATCcttagtatgaccatcttaaaacaattccatatgtcagcttagaactaccccccctcccccaatgGCTTAGACTTttattaaagaaggattttcaagccttgagtcaattgagacatgggttgtgtatatgtaccattcaaagggtgaatgggcaagacaaaatatttaagttcctttgaacggggtatgatagtaggtgccaggcacctgtgtgtcaagaactgcaacgctgctgggtttttcattctcaacagtttcccatgtgtatcaagaatggtccaccacccaaaggacattccgccaacttgacacaactgtgggaagcattggagtcaacatgggccagcatccctgtggaacgctttcgacaccttgtagaatccatgccctgacgaattggaatgttctgagagcaaaagggggtgcaactcaaaataaggaaggtgttcctaatgtttggtacactcagtgtataaccacGTATTCGTGGCAATGAACAGAAGTGTGGGAACAGAGTGAGATAAATGGTTTAGAATAAGCTTACCAAGGAAAATAGTTACCATCTGAATACCTCATTGACATCTGGTAACATAACAGACAACCTAATAGAGTAGATCATGAAAATACCATGAAACATGAAATTAAATTATACATTTGTGAACTTTGGATCAATTTATCATTTTGAATTAATGTTGAGTTTTTCCTGGAGGAGGAAAAACTCCATAGGTTTCATAAAGATGTCCTCAGTGCCACGGGTTGGCAGACGGGTGATCGATGCTAGCAGAGCCGAGGCTGCTTTTCCCACTGTAGTTTATCAAGAGACTTCTCTATGGCTCTGACAGCTTAAATTGGCATATTCTCTCTGGTAACAAGTTACATATCTAGACCCTGGATTGAACACTTATCCTGGCAAATGGCAGGTTTAGAAGAATTATCCACACTGACCCTTCTATTGCAGTCCATGAGAGATTGATGAAAGTGATGAAACTAATAGCGAAGGTTCCAGGAGAAGCTTTAACAACAGCAGTGAGAACGTGCATACCACTTAACTCAAGCTCCACAGCCAGGGTGTAATATGGTATAATACTGGGGCCCTACAAAGGAGGGACTTCTCTGCTGAAGTATAGGACTACTGGCTGTGTGCAGGCAGTGTGTGACTGGACATTGAGGAGGGGATAAATCATGTTGTCATCAGCACATCAGATGGAAAGTCTCCTGGTCTACAACCCTGGATTAATGTGGGCTGCTGTCACAACATACTACTGTGCCTGGCCAAGCCCTCTGCTCGGTTTGCTACTGTACCTCTCTCTCACGAATGCTAAGCCTTGATTAACACACCGTTTCCTGTATAAAAGCTTTTAATAGCCGTAAACTTATTGGTCAGCTTAAATTTAGATTTCAGTGAAATACCTCTGACATACACGCTGACACTAATCCTGGCTGTGGTGTCAggtctttttgaccagacagcaatGAAGACAGTCTCAAACAACATTAAAACAGAAAATGAATTAAGATATAGACGAAACAGGCCAAAAATACACAAGAACATTTCATACTTGAAGGGGCGTGATTCAACTGAGAGAGAAAGTGGGGAGGAAAAGGTTCTTGGGGCATAATAAACCTAGCAAACATGAAATGTGAGCGGTGGCTCTTATAAAAGGCGGTGAATAAAGGTCTGTCTGGGGGTGCTGGGGGGAGTGTAACTCAGGTGACATTTACTGCTGTGTAACGAGGTAACAGAGACCCGTGGAGTGCACTGGGGCATGGATACTGAGATGGGCTGGGGGCTGTGGGGAGAAGGAGGGCAATAGGGAGAGTTACCCCAGTGTGACACTGAAACCCTACCCTCACCTCAAACTGCCCGTGGCCCCTGTGTCACCCCACTGGGGGTAGGGGGGTACACAGACAGGCACAGTCCCACTGTGGATCACAACCAGGTGAGGGTGGCCCTCTACCTTGTAAACCTTGAGTTGACATGCACCCTCAATCAACATTTCAGCCAATAACTGTCTAAACACTTCAGTTAATCAGCTCGACAGCCAGCAGACCCCTACTATGGCCATGTATGTATTAACACATGTAGATGACAGTTCAGCTCTGTTTATTaaaccccctaaggtcgatgtccgtgCCCCCTGCAGAAATCTAATGAGCTTAATAAAataatccccataaaaatctgtcagtttaaactagagatatccgttttttgcattggattactatcaatccaccgcatccacctatgtcgcacttctgcatctgaggtgaaaggtgacagagctagagcggtgtttgtcagaccatgagacatcccgaaaatcgttattctcacaaaatcgtctgtagcaaccgaacggtttggcctagaaactattatgacccctctatggaaagacgaGACTCTCACGAATACGATGGTGTTctcccccacaagcgtcttgggactcgtctgaagtcggtacagccgatctgccaacttctgtctgtagtgtccgaacagttTGCTGTAGGACGCCCagaggcctcacaagactcgtctgaagctcccccggtaccagttgaaaaaatgaatagaagtatatatggagactatttagtaccaaaaataaggggttaaatacatgtaaaaaaaattacaaatgtttcctgatctttcttatatctctcagatataggaccgACACTTCAGAATATActtgggactatctgttgttccatgtagtgaatctgttattcaatgtgtttgaatgggctaatagcagtaaggccaaataaaatgtttaattaaatatttttgatacttcaaggggtcttaaaattctaaatcaaatagcaaaatgatgaCCTTCTTTAAACAATTCCATTTAGCTTAGTACAGGGCTTAGACTgccaaaggggttaaatacatcaaatcaaatcaaatcaaattttattggtcacatgcgccgaatacaacaggtgcagacattacagtgaaatgcttacttaca encodes:
- the lpxn gene encoding leupaxin isoform X1, with the protein product MDELDLILEELAFKSAGPESAPQKKESDTANTYGQVPKVCPVGLPPRKGKEPDSTNDTDSTNVYSELPAPVEASLLSPRSASRELDSIMDELLLDLVMGLPDPSPPSTPPPLVQKSVKKKQVGEKKEMDDTQVKEESTNSPKTSDLEHKVSTQRKTDTIDFLLGGLSSDMEKMGVRTTAKGHCASCGKVIVGKMITALGQVWHPEHFACVVCQAELGTSGFFEREGKAYCEKDYQHLFSPRCGYCKGPILQNILTAMDCTWHPEHFFCSHCGELFGPEGFLEKDGKPYCHRDFYHLFAPKCSGCGEPVRENYLTAANGTWHPNCFVCSDCLKPFTDGCFLELDGRPLCSLHFHSRQGTLCGGCREPISGRCISAMERKFHPEHFVCAFCLRKLSQGVFKEQAGKPYCSACHTKLFV
- the lpxn gene encoding leupaxin isoform X2 encodes the protein MDSELPAPVEASLLSPRSASRELDSIMDELLLDLVMGLPDPSPPSTPPPLVQKSVKKKQVGEKKEMDDTQVKEESTNSPKTSDLEHKVSTQRKTDTIDFLLGGLSSDMEKMGVRTTAKGHCASCGKVIVGKMITALGQVWHPEHFACVVCQAELGTSGFFEREGKAYCEKDYQHLFSPRCGYCKGPILQNILTAMDCTWHPEHFFCSHCGELFGPEGFLEKDGKPYCHRDFYHLFAPKCSGCGEPVRENYLTAANGTWHPNCFVCSDCLKPFTDGCFLELDGRPLCSLHFHSRQGTLCGGCREPISGRCISAMERKFHPEHFVCAFCLRKLSQGVFKEQAGKPYCSACHTKLFV